A window of Mucilaginibacter sp. PAMC 26640 contains these coding sequences:
- a CDS encoding ribosome silencing factor RsfS → MVKSKVINESTYISELAIHGMQEKKGNELVRLDLRNIKSSVADYFVICHADSATQVKAIANSVEEEIYKAMQQDPWRKEGLEYGEWILLDYVDVVIHIFRTDKREFYGVEDLWGDAEIKSYKSA, encoded by the coding sequence ATGGTAAAAAGTAAAGTGATAAATGAATCCACCTATATCTCCGAATTGGCCATACACGGCATGCAGGAGAAAAAGGGTAATGAACTCGTAAGGCTAGACCTTCGTAATATCAAAAGTTCGGTTGCAGACTATTTTGTAATCTGCCACGCCGATTCTGCCACACAGGTAAAAGCAATTGCAAACAGTGTTGAGGAAGAAATTTACAAAGCTATGCAGCAAGACCCATGGAGAAAAGAGGGACTTGAGTATGGCGAATGGATACTGCTGGATTATGTTGATGTAGTTATACATATTTTCAGAACTGATAAACGGGAGTTTTATGGTGTTGAAGATCTTTGGGGCGATGCTGAAATTAAAAGCTATAAAAGCGCTTAA